One Delphinus delphis chromosome 16, mDelDel1.2, whole genome shotgun sequence genomic window carries:
- the LOC132439826 gene encoding lipase member N yields the protein MWLFLTTTYLICGTLNAGGFFNLEKEANPEVWMNISEIITYNGYPSEEYEVTTQDGYILSVNRIPHGRRDNRSTGAQPVVYLQHALFADGASWLENYANGSLGFLLADAGYDVWMGNSRGNTWSRRHKTLSVNEEEFWAFSFDEMAKYDLPGIIDFIVNKTGQEKLYFIGHSLGTTIGFAAFATMPELAQRIKMNFALSPVISFKYPTGIFTSFFLLPSSSVKRIFGTKGFFLGDKTGKSPSTKICNNKILWVICIEFMSLWAGFNMKNVNVSRMDVYMSHAPTGSSIQNILHIKQLYGSDEFRAYDWGSEAENMHHYNQSRPPLYDLTAMKVPTAIWVGGSDVLITPQDVTRVLPQIRNLHYFNLLPDWNHFDFIWGLDAAQRVYSKIIDLMKSFP from the exons ATGTGGCTGTTTCTAACAACAACCTATTTGATTTGTGGAACTTTAAATGCTGGCGGATTCTTTAATTTGGAGAAAGAAGCAAATCCTGAAGTGTGGATGAATATT AGTGAAATCATCACCTACAATGGCTACCCCAGTGAGGAGTACGAAGTCACCACTCAAGATGGGTACATACTCAGTGTCAACAGAATCCCCCATGGACGAAGAGACAATAGGAGCACAG gtGCCCAGCCAGTTGTATACTTGCAGCATGCTCTGTTTGCAGACGGTGCCTCCTGGCTTGAGAATTACGCCAATGGCAGCCTTGGATTCCTTCTAGCAGATGCAGGTTACGATGTATGGATGGGAAACAGTCGGGGCAACACTTGGTCAAGGAGACACAAAACACTCTCAGTGAATGAAGAGGAATTCTGGGCCTTTAG ctttgaTGAAATGGCCAAATATGATCTCCCAGGAATAATAGACTTCATTGTAAACAAAACTGGTCAAGAGAAGTTGTATTTCATTGGACATTCACTTGGTACTACAATAG GGTTTGCAGCCTTTGCCACCATGCCTGAACTGGCACAAAGAATCAAAATGAATTTTGCCTTGAGTCCTGTGATCTCATTCAAATACCCCACGGGCATTTTTACCAGTTTTTTCCTACTTCCAAGTTCCTCAGTCAAG aggaTTTTTGGTACCAAAGGTTTCTTTTTAGGAGATAAAACAGGCAAGTCACCTTCTACCAAAATCtgcaacaataaaatattatgggTGATATGTATTGAATTTATGTCTTTATGGGCCGGATTCAACATGAAAAATGTGAACGTG AGCCGAATGGATGTGTATATGTCCCATGCTCCCACTGGATCGTCAATACAGAACATCCTGCATATAAAACAG CTTTACGGATCTGATGAATTCAGAGCTTATGACTGGGGAAGTGAAGCAGAGAACATGCATCATTACAATCAG AGTCGTCCCCCACTATATGACCTGACTGCCATGAAAGTGCCTACTGCTATTTGGGTTGGTGGAAGTGATGTCCTTATAACACCCCAGGATGTAACCAGGGTACTCCCCCAAATCAGGAATCTCCATTACTTCAACCTATTGCCAGATTGGAACCACTTTGATTTCATCTGGGGCCTCGATGCTGCTCAACGGGTGTACAGTAAAATCATAGATTTGATGAAGTCATTTCCCTGA
- the LOC132439825 gene encoding lipase member K codes for MPGDFRGRFQMWQLLTATCWMLLLGPIYGSQNEGSSTNPEANMNISQIISYWGYPYEKYDIVTKDGYILGIYRIPHGRACPRTAAKPAVYLQHGLIASASNWICNLPNNSLAFLLADVCYDVWMGNSRGNIWSRRHVKLSTTSPEYWAFSLDEMAKYDLPATINFIIEKTGQERLYYVGHSQGTTTAFIAFSTNPELAKRIKIFFALAPVTTVKYTQTPIKKLTTLSRKVIKMLFGDKMFYPHIFFDRFIATKVCNQKIFHHICSNFLFTWSGFDPKNLNMSRLDVYLSQSPAGTSVQNMLHWAQAINSGQFQAFDWGNPDQNMRHFHQRTPPLYNVSKMEVPTAVWSGGQDPVADLKDVENLLPKITRLIYFKLIPHYNHVDFYLGQDAPYEVYQDLIRLMEECLQN; via the exons gcaGATTCCAAATGTGGCAGCTTTTAACAGCAACATGCTGGATGCTTCTTCTTGGACCTATATATGGTAGTCAAAATGAAGGAAGCTCAACAAATCCGGAAGCTAATATGAATATT AGCCAGATTATTTCCTACTGGGGTTATCCTTATGAAAAATACGACATTGTGACAAAAGATGGTTATATCCTCGGAATTTACAGGATTCCTCATGGAAGAGCATGTCCAAGAACAG CTGCAAAGCCTGCTGTGTATCTGCAGCATGGCTTAATTGCCTCTGCCAGTAACTGGATTTGTAACCTGCCCAACAACAGCTTGGCTTTCCTTCTGGCAGATGTTTGTTATGATGTATGGATGGGGAACAGCCGGGGAAACATCTGGTCCAGAAGACACGTGAAATTGTCAACCACATCACCAGAATACTGGGCCTTCAG TTTGGATGAGATGGCTAAATATGACCTTCCAGCCACAATCAATTTTATCATagagaaaactggacaggagCGACTCTACTATGTGGGCCACTCCCAAGGCACCACCACTG CTTTCATAGCATTCTCTACTAATCCAGAGCTGGCTAAAAGGATTAAGATATTTTTTGCATTGGCTCCAGTCACCACTGTGAAATACACCCAAACtcctattaaaaaattaacaactcTTTCCAGAAAAGTAATCAAG ATGTTGTTTGGTGACAAGATGTTCTATCCTCACATATTTTTTGACCGATTCATCGCCACCAAGGTGTGCAACCAGAAGATATTTCATCATATTTGCAGCAACTTTCTATTTACTTGGAGTGGATTTGACCCAAAAAACTTAAATATG AGTCGCTTAGATGTTTATTTGTCACAAAGCCCTGCGGGAACATCTGTTCAGAATATGCTGCACTGGGCCCAG GCTATTAATTCTGGTCAGTTCCAAGCTTTTGATTGGGGAAACCCTGATCAGAACATGAGGCACTTCCACCAG CGTACACCTCCCCTATACAACGTTTCTAAGATGGAAGTTCCAACAGCAGTGTGGAGCGGTGGACAGGACCCTGTGGCTGATCTCAAAGATGTTGAGAATTTACTTCCTAAAATTACCAGGCTTATCTATTTCAAGTTGATTCCACACTACAATCATGTGGATTTTTACCTTGGACAGGATGCACCCTATGAAGTTTACCAAGACCTAATTAGATTGATGGAGGAATGTTtgcaaaattaa